Part of the Chloroflexota bacterium genome is shown below.
GTTGTGCCAACGAATAGTCACTAGCTTGATCGAGGGCTAAGGCCAACCCATAGCCAGCAGCATAGGCCAAGGGTGGGCCACCCTGAATCACCATCGTCTCGATGGCTTGAGCCACGGCTTCAAGATCAGCACAATCAACCCACAAAGTTTGGGCCGGATACAAACGGCGATTTAATATAGCAACAATGCCTTTTTCGCGGTCGTAGCGCAAGGTATCGCCACGGCGGGTCAGCAAAGGTAAACGTCCAGTCATCAGCAACCTCATCTATGTTATGATGCTAAAATTGTAGCAGAGATTGCGCCGCAACTGGCTTGAGCGTGGTAGGATAGCGTACAAAGCAGCAAACTAAGGCAAAGGATCGCAATGCAATCACCAGCAAAACAATGGCTTCGTCGCAGCATCCGCGGGCTACTCGCCAGCTTGTGTTTGGCAGCGGTAATTTTTATTAGCACAGGTTATATTGTCTATCGCCAAGCCCAACGAGCTGAATTACGCCCAGTTGATGCCTTGTTAGTGCTGGGCGCAGCCCAATGGGATGGTGAGCCATCGCCAGTTTTGGAAGCGCGGCTAACCGAAGCAATTCGTTTGTATCGTTTGGGCTATGCCCGCCGAATCATCGTTTCAGGTGGCACTGGCCTCAACGACACTCGCTCAGAAGCTTCGGTCGCTTACGATTATTTGATCGAACACGCAATTGATCCAACCTTAATCATCAGTGTAGCCCAAGGCAGCGATACCCGTAGCACTTTATTGGCAGTCCACGATGAAATGCAGCGCCAGCAGATCGATAGTTTATTGATTGTGACCGACCCACCGCACCTC
Proteins encoded:
- a CDS encoding YdcF family protein; the encoded protein is MQSPAKQWLRRSIRGLLASLCLAAVIFISTGYIVYRQAQRAELRPVDALLVLGAAQWDGEPSPVLEARLTEAIRLYRLGYARRIIVSGGTGLNDTRSEASVAYDYLIEHAIDPTLIISVAQGSDTRSTLLAVHDEMQRQQIDSLLIVTDPPHLLRALKMAHDYGITSFGAPVKANSPTTNWASIKATSRETLAYLAYVLLDQ